Within the Polymorphobacter megasporae genome, the region CGGTCGCGGCGAAAGACACGGCATCGATCGCCCGCGCCAACGGCGTCGGCCCGAAGCTCGCTGCGCGGATCGTTCTCGAGCTCAAGGACAAGGCGGGGAGCGTCCCGCTGTCGCTAGGCATCGTTGCTCCGCTCGCCAAGCCGGGCACCGCGGTATCCGATGCGCTATCGGCGCTCGCCAACCTCGGCTTCCGCCCGATGGACGCGAGCCGCGCGGTTGCGGAAGCGGTGGCGGAGGTCGGCGACGCGGCAGCGGTAGGCGAACTGGTTCGCGTGGCGTTGCGGAAAAGCGCGCGCTAGGTAGGGAGTCGCGACGCCACTGGCGCGTATCACCGGGACGACACACGGGAGCGATCACCGATGCGGACCGAACGACTCGCTGGTGGCAAGATCGGCATCGTCTCCCTTGGCGACTTCGATGCGAGCCGGCGCAACCTGCTGCCCAAGGTCGTCGCCCTGCGCGCGGCGTTCAAGCTCACCGCACCGGCCTATCGGAAACTCTGATGCGCGGGCTGACCCTTGGGCTCATCGCGCTGGCCGTGGTGATGGCGGTGCTGCGGCTCGGTACCGGTATCGTGTATGAAAGCGGCGCCCCGATCGCGGCCTTGGTGATCAAGACGCGACCGGGCCCTTTGGTCGAGCGAGCGGAGAGTCCGGCGTATCCGCTCGCTGCCGACATCGTCCTCGATCGCGAGGAGCCGCAACTGACGTATGCGCCGCTCTACCTCGCGTTGATGCGTACGGCGTGGGGCGTGGTCGCCGTCAGTCTTGTGGCGGCGGCGTGGACGGCGCGGCGACGACCGGCCTGACGGCATAGGCGGGCAGGGCGACCGCCTCGCGCGCCAGCGAATAAACATCGCGCCATTCGGCGAAACGCGGCCATGCCCCGCCGACGGGGTCGAGCCCCTGCCGGCGCAGCGCCAGCATCGCGCGCGGCAGATGAAACCACTGGCTGGCGACGACGACACGCGTACCGGGCTTGACCAGACCGGCGAC harbors:
- the ruvA gene encoding Holliday junction branch migration protein RuvA, with the translated sequence MIAKLTGLLDSAAADSAVIDVNGVGYLVFASAKTLGALGPAGAAAVLHIETQVREDAIQLFGFVSADERDWFRLLLSVQGVGGRVALAILSVLAPPELHHAVAAKDTASIARANGVGPKLAARIVLELKDKAGSVPLSLGIVAPLAKPGTAVSDALSALANLGFRPMDASRAVAEAVAEVGDAAAVGELVRVALRKSAR